A stretch of Myxococcus hansupus DNA encodes these proteins:
- a CDS encoding efflux RND transporter periplasmic adaptor subunit, translated as MGAVLLGAAGALAAAPAPDAAQAQRSKPSGAEPLVGVVVARHTLDLTAQQDGRLQVLKVNLGDRVTSGQVLAQLELEPLQLEAAARQAQFQAAQAEVSRTELLLLQSQQRLKREQRIQAFTAAEAVETAETEVALAKVNVELAQARRAEAKAVLDAASRNLELARIRAPFAGRVTELYQVPGVTVGRATPVVRLVSEELKLRFAVPEHVAPKVRLGTPVRVHLPALGLTLDGEVDSLAPEVDVSSRHQKAEARLRLDSSLRDRLATGLLADVELGPPPVSRQTP; from the coding sequence GTGGGCGCCGTCTTGCTGGGCGCGGCGGGGGCGCTGGCGGCCGCGCCGGCACCAGACGCCGCGCAGGCGCAGCGTTCCAAACCTTCCGGAGCGGAGCCGCTCGTCGGCGTGGTGGTGGCCCGTCACACGTTGGACCTGACCGCGCAGCAGGATGGCCGGTTGCAGGTGCTCAAGGTGAACCTGGGCGACCGCGTCACCTCTGGACAGGTGCTGGCCCAGCTCGAGCTGGAGCCGCTTCAACTGGAGGCCGCGGCGCGCCAGGCCCAGTTCCAGGCGGCGCAGGCGGAGGTGAGCCGCACGGAGCTGCTGCTGCTCCAGTCGCAGCAGCGCCTCAAGCGTGAGCAGCGCATCCAGGCCTTCACCGCCGCGGAGGCCGTGGAGACGGCGGAGACCGAGGTGGCCCTGGCGAAGGTGAACGTGGAGCTGGCGCAGGCCCGGCGCGCGGAGGCCAAGGCGGTGCTCGACGCCGCGAGCCGGAACCTGGAGCTGGCGCGGATTCGCGCGCCCTTCGCGGGCCGCGTCACCGAGCTGTACCAGGTGCCCGGCGTCACGGTGGGCCGGGCGACCCCCGTCGTGCGCTTGGTGAGCGAGGAGCTGAAGCTGCGCTTCGCCGTCCCGGAACACGTCGCGCCCAAAGTGCGCCTGGGGACGCCGGTGCGAGTCCATCTGCCCGCGCTGGGCCTGACGCTGGATGGCGAGGTGGACAGCCTCGCGCCCGAGGTGGACGTGTCCTCGCGGCACCAGAAGGCGGAGGCCCGGCTGCGGTTGGACAGCTCACTGCGCGACCGGTTGGCGACGGGCCTTCTGGCGGATGTGGAGCTGGGGCCGCCGCCCGTGTCTCGACAGACGCCGTGA
- a CDS encoding alkaline phosphatase D family protein, with product MFPAERKGALDSGPCFLTRATRSAALFDRFKRRSFLQAVVAVAATTAFGCSDDETSSDASEKYFPQSVCSGDPRPDSVVLWVRAVDPDNAGADTTVRLEVSTSESFSSLVLDQSFTARASFDHALKVKVTNLSARTTYYYRFSVDKAGQRFSSATGRTRTAPNATDDVPVKFVFASCQDYIGRYYNAWQRLLQLNEDLDFVVFLGDYIYETTGDATFQSVDGRGVAFSEPEKALRQGTGLTGFYAANSLSNYRDLYKNLRTDKMIQRVHERYAFIITWDDHEFSDDCWGDVATYTDERVDEKQTERRRNAEQAFFEYIPMDHGASGAGAIDINAVVSQPTRIFRDFEFGRNLKLLVTDTRTYRPDHLIPEDGYPGTVAVPQEQLNLVLPTLPAPVQAQLQSDMFAYVDIDVPALTPYKQVLTAVYVQQALAAGLTQEDAGARAAQWVSGNLALLYVNQVVAAVNQQRVAAGESAIPAIPAAGASRGLAYAHMGKTGLFGMQGSRYVVVKPIFDLFAAIKYMGSQGATENIFGTEQEAWLRQTMAEATNAWKIVVSSISLTSMVFQLSDKLDVPDLTLRQDFYFNVDQWDGFPTKKQEFLKFLRDSQVRNPLFISGDIHASFASVESGIPALTAPGISSGSIKELAGLAVIGAGFSSGSTVYRHIVTNLNESLAEANPGISFVDGDAHGFVVLEVNGTEAKAAFHLIPSAEVAKDYSLRQDGELTSKFKRLDFVVRDGVITAA from the coding sequence ATGTTTCCTGCTGAGCGGAAGGGCGCTCTAGACTCAGGGCCCTGTTTCCTAACCCGCGCAACCCGGAGTGCCGCCTTGTTCGACCGATTCAAACGCCGCAGTTTCCTCCAGGCCGTCGTCGCCGTTGCCGCGACCACGGCGTTCGGATGTTCCGACGACGAGACGTCCTCGGATGCGAGCGAGAAGTACTTCCCTCAGTCGGTGTGCTCGGGTGATCCGCGTCCGGACAGCGTGGTGTTGTGGGTGCGCGCGGTGGACCCGGACAACGCGGGCGCGGACACGACGGTGCGGTTGGAGGTGTCCACCAGCGAGTCGTTCAGCAGCCTGGTGCTGGACCAGTCCTTCACGGCGCGGGCGAGCTTCGACCATGCGCTGAAGGTGAAGGTCACCAACCTGTCGGCGCGCACGACGTACTACTACCGCTTCAGCGTCGACAAGGCGGGGCAGCGCTTCTCCTCGGCGACGGGCCGCACGCGCACCGCGCCGAACGCCACCGACGACGTGCCGGTGAAGTTCGTCTTCGCGAGCTGCCAGGATTACATCGGCCGGTACTACAACGCGTGGCAGCGCCTGCTGCAGCTCAACGAGGACCTCGACTTCGTCGTGTTCCTGGGCGACTACATCTACGAGACGACGGGCGACGCGACCTTCCAGTCCGTGGACGGCCGCGGCGTGGCGTTCAGCGAGCCGGAGAAGGCGCTGCGTCAGGGCACGGGCCTGACGGGGTTCTACGCGGCCAACTCGCTGTCCAACTACCGCGACCTCTACAAGAACCTGCGCACGGACAAGATGATTCAGCGCGTGCACGAGCGCTACGCGTTCATCATCACCTGGGATGACCACGAGTTCTCCGACGACTGCTGGGGCGACGTCGCGACGTACACGGACGAGCGCGTCGACGAGAAGCAGACGGAGCGCCGCCGCAACGCCGAGCAGGCCTTCTTCGAGTACATCCCCATGGACCACGGCGCCAGCGGCGCGGGTGCCATCGACATCAACGCGGTGGTGAGCCAGCCCACGCGCATCTTCCGTGACTTCGAGTTCGGCCGGAACCTGAAGCTGCTGGTGACGGACACGCGCACCTACCGCCCCGACCACCTCATCCCCGAGGACGGGTACCCGGGCACGGTGGCGGTGCCGCAGGAGCAGTTGAACCTGGTGCTGCCGACGCTGCCCGCGCCCGTCCAGGCGCAGCTCCAGTCGGACATGTTCGCCTACGTGGACATCGATGTTCCGGCGCTCACGCCGTACAAGCAGGTCCTGACGGCCGTGTACGTCCAGCAGGCGCTCGCCGCGGGCCTGACGCAGGAAGACGCGGGCGCGAGGGCCGCGCAGTGGGTGTCGGGCAACCTGGCGCTGCTCTACGTGAACCAGGTGGTGGCCGCCGTGAATCAGCAGCGCGTGGCCGCGGGTGAGTCTGCCATTCCGGCCATCCCCGCCGCGGGTGCGTCGCGTGGCCTTGCCTACGCGCACATGGGCAAGACGGGCCTGTTCGGCATGCAGGGCTCGCGCTACGTCGTGGTGAAGCCCATCTTCGACCTGTTCGCGGCCATCAAGTACATGGGCTCGCAGGGCGCGACGGAGAACATCTTCGGCACCGAGCAGGAGGCGTGGCTGCGCCAGACGATGGCGGAGGCCACCAACGCGTGGAAGATTGTCGTCTCCTCCATCTCGCTCACGTCCATGGTGTTCCAGTTGAGCGACAAGCTGGACGTCCCGGACCTCACGCTGCGCCAGGACTTCTACTTCAACGTGGACCAGTGGGACGGCTTCCCCACCAAGAAGCAGGAGTTCTTGAAGTTCCTGCGCGACAGCCAGGTGCGCAACCCGCTGTTCATCTCCGGTGACATCCACGCGTCCTTCGCGTCCGTGGAGTCCGGCATCCCCGCGCTGACGGCGCCGGGCATCTCCTCCGGCTCCATCAAGGAGCTGGCGGGTCTGGCCGTCATCGGCGCGGGCTTCTCGTCGGGCAGCACGGTGTACCGGCACATCGTGACGAACCTGAACGAGTCCCTGGCGGAGGCCAACCCCGGCATCTCCTTCGTGGACGGTGACGCGCACGGCTTCGTGGTGTTGGAGGTCAACGGCACCGAGGCCAAGGCCGCCTTCCACCTCATCCCGAGCGCGGAAGTGGCCAAGGACTACTCGCTGCGCCAGGACGGCGAGTTGACCTCGAAGTTCAAGCGCCTCGACTTCGTCGTCCGGGACGGCGTCATCACCGCCGCCTGA
- the recA gene encoding recombinase RecA, producing the protein MAVNQEKEKAIELAMSAVERQFGKGSIMRLGKDEPLMRDIQAIPTGSISLDIALGVGGVPKGRIIEIFGPESSGKTTLCLHIVAEAQKRGGICGYVDAEHALDVGYARKLGVRTDDLLLSQPDTGEQGLEIAEMLVRSGAIDVLVVDSVAALVPKAELEGEMGDAHMGVQARLMSQALRKLTGTIAKSQTCVIFINQIRMKIGVMFGNPETTTGGNALKFYASQRLDIRRIGAIKNGDNVVGSRTRVKVVKNKVAPPFKEVEFDIMYGTGISREGDLIDLASNENIVEKSGSWFSFNGERIGQGRENVKDYLREHPEVMKDIETRVLEKYGIAKGPGGAPATPAAEEAPAEGGSEKRGRVKAVK; encoded by the coding sequence ATGGCCGTGAATCAGGAGAAGGAAAAGGCGATCGAACTGGCGATGTCCGCGGTGGAGCGCCAGTTCGGCAAGGGGTCCATCATGCGGCTCGGCAAGGACGAGCCTCTGATGCGCGACATTCAGGCCATCCCGACGGGCTCCATCTCGCTGGACATCGCCCTGGGCGTGGGTGGCGTGCCCAAGGGTCGCATCATCGAAATCTTCGGGCCGGAGTCGTCCGGTAAGACGACGCTGTGTCTCCACATCGTCGCGGAAGCGCAGAAGCGTGGCGGCATCTGCGGCTACGTGGACGCGGAGCACGCGCTGGACGTGGGCTACGCGCGCAAGCTGGGCGTTCGCACCGATGACCTGCTGCTGAGCCAGCCGGACACCGGTGAGCAGGGCCTGGAAATCGCCGAGATGCTGGTGCGCTCGGGCGCCATCGACGTGCTGGTGGTGGACTCGGTGGCCGCGCTCGTGCCGAAGGCGGAGCTCGAGGGTGAGATGGGCGACGCGCACATGGGTGTGCAGGCCCGCCTCATGAGCCAGGCGCTCCGCAAGCTGACGGGCACCATCGCCAAGAGCCAGACGTGCGTCATCTTCATCAATCAGATCCGCATGAAGATTGGCGTGATGTTCGGCAACCCGGAGACGACGACGGGCGGCAACGCGCTGAAGTTCTACGCGTCGCAGCGCCTGGACATCCGCCGCATCGGCGCCATCAAGAATGGCGACAACGTGGTGGGCAGCCGCACCCGCGTGAAGGTGGTGAAGAACAAGGTCGCGCCCCCGTTCAAGGAAGTCGAGTTCGACATCATGTACGGCACGGGCATCTCCCGTGAGGGTGACCTCATCGACCTCGCCTCCAACGAGAACATCGTGGAGAAGAGCGGTAGCTGGTTCTCCTTCAACGGAGAGCGCATCGGTCAGGGCCGGGAGAACGTGAAGGACTACCTGCGCGAGCACCCGGAAGTGATGAAGGACATCGAAACCCGCGTGCTGGAGAAGTACGGCATCGCGAAGGGCCCGGGCGGCGCGCCGGCCACCCCGGCGGCGGAAGAAGCTCCCGCTGAGGGTGGCAGCGAGAAGCGCGGCCGCGTGAAGGCCGTGAAGTAG
- a CDS encoding RNA polymerase sigma factor encodes MDDADPDAQVMLKVAAGDRQAFAWLFDRYHASVARFAFRFVGNRARAEELTQDIFVKLYRNARAYQPTARFKTFLFRVATHHCLNEVRRGEYRAPHMPAHGLGGDDPDVVELEGPQGDRPDTALEGRELEQVVGAALADMSARERAAFTMCRFEGMAYRDIAEALEASESAVKSLIHRATLAVARRLEGPQAGTMPARSRA; translated from the coding sequence GTGGACGACGCGGACCCGGACGCACAGGTGATGTTGAAGGTGGCGGCGGGAGACCGGCAGGCCTTTGCCTGGCTGTTCGACCGCTACCACGCGAGCGTGGCGCGCTTCGCGTTCCGCTTCGTGGGCAACCGGGCGCGAGCGGAAGAGCTGACGCAGGACATCTTCGTGAAGCTCTACCGGAACGCGCGCGCCTACCAACCCACGGCGCGCTTCAAGACCTTCCTGTTCCGCGTGGCCACCCATCACTGTCTCAACGAAGTGAGGCGCGGCGAGTACCGGGCGCCCCACATGCCCGCGCACGGACTGGGCGGAGACGACCCAGACGTCGTGGAGCTGGAGGGCCCCCAGGGCGACAGGCCCGACACGGCGCTGGAGGGCCGGGAGCTGGAGCAGGTGGTGGGCGCGGCGCTGGCGGACATGAGCGCCCGCGAGCGCGCCGCCTTCACCATGTGCCGCTTCGAGGGCATGGCGTACCGGGACATCGCGGAGGCGCTCGAGGCGAGCGAGTCCGCCGTGAAGAGCCTCATCCACCGCGCCACGCTGGCGGTGGCGCGCAGGCTTGAAGGGCCGCAGGCGGGCACCATGCCCGCGAGGAGCAGGGCATGA
- a CDS encoding anti-sigma factor family protein, with translation MRCGDFEDDVTAYVDGELPAARSAQVRAHLDACAACRATETLLRATVARMAELPAFEPSPATRREVFAKLDALPTPWSERVRRWLRPAVLVPATGLAAVLAVSLRMMAPGPDAALGMEDASVIELAANLELAEDYEVLGLTDMDDVEVVTKLHELEVVQ, from the coding sequence ATGAGGTGTGGTGATTTCGAAGACGACGTGACGGCCTACGTGGACGGCGAGCTGCCCGCCGCCCGGAGCGCGCAGGTGCGAGCCCACCTGGACGCCTGCGCGGCCTGTCGGGCCACGGAGACGCTCCTGCGCGCCACCGTGGCGAGGATGGCGGAGCTGCCCGCGTTCGAACCCTCCCCCGCCACTCGGCGCGAGGTGTTCGCGAAGCTGGATGCGCTGCCCACCCCATGGTCGGAACGGGTGAGGCGCTGGCTGCGGCCGGCGGTGCTGGTGCCCGCCACAGGACTGGCGGCGGTGCTCGCGGTGTCGCTGCGCATGATGGCCCCTGGCCCGGACGCGGCGCTGGGGATGGAAGACGCCTCCGTCATCGAGCTGGCGGCGAACCTGGAGCTGGCCGAGGACTACGAGGTGCTGGGACTTACCGACATGGATGACGTGGAGGTCGTCACGAAGCTCCACGAACTGGAGGTGGTGCAATGA
- a CDS encoding DUF3106 domain-containing protein, translating to MMGRSLASLGLMVALLSGAASRAETPAPRTAAERFEQMTPEQKEALRAKLREFKAMPPAEQARIRANLERWRQLAPEERERIRANLREFQRLTPAERQTLRERARELRKLDPEQRAELRQRIRQYLQENPERREQLRDNLRRWRQMSPEQRQEVRERLRERRQP from the coding sequence ATGATGGGCCGGAGTCTTGCCTCGCTGGGGTTGATGGTCGCGCTGCTCTCGGGGGCCGCCTCGCGCGCGGAGACACCCGCGCCGCGCACGGCCGCGGAGCGCTTCGAGCAGATGACGCCGGAGCAGAAGGAAGCCCTGCGCGCGAAGCTGCGCGAGTTCAAGGCGATGCCTCCCGCGGAGCAGGCGCGCATCCGCGCCAACCTGGAGCGCTGGCGCCAACTGGCCCCCGAGGAGCGCGAGCGCATCCGCGCCAACCTGCGCGAGTTCCAACGCCTCACCCCCGCCGAACGCCAGACGTTGCGCGAGCGCGCCCGGGAGCTGCGAAAGCTGGACCCGGAGCAACGCGCCGAGCTGCGCCAGCGCATCCGGCAGTACCTGCAGGAGAATCCGGAGCGCCGCGAGCAATTGAGGGACAACCTGCGCCGCTGGCGACAGATGTCTCCCGAACAGCGCCAGGAGGTCCGCGAGCGGCTGCGCGAGAGGCGGCAGCCGTGA
- the glmS gene encoding glutamine--fructose-6-phosphate transaminase (isomerizing): MCGIVGYVGDKESAPILVSGLKRLEYRGYDSAGVAVLNQRKLNVVRATGKLRNLENRVVADQPPGNIGIGHTRWATHGRPSDENAHPHTYKDVAVVHNGIIENHLALKEQLRARGHVFSSETDSEVFAHLISEELERGLELPDAVRAAIAQVKGTYALAVLTANDPSRIVCTKDASPMVLGLGEGQNFLASDVPALLEHTRDFVYMEEGDLAVITAAAVDIYNRQGQKVNRPTRRIDWTPMMAEKGGHKHFMHKEIWEQPRAVADTLRGRMLLSEGDVHFEGWNLSAEKVRSLTKVTILACGTSWHSGVAGKHMIESLARLPVEVELASEFRYRDPIVDNTHLAIAISQSGETADTLAAFKEAKARGATSMAICNVIGSAMTREADFSVLTNAGPEIGVASTKAFTTQLVALYLLAVKLGRMRGTLSVEAAQEHLTHLTKVPKMIEDVLKCEPAVTRVSREYMNAQDFLFLGRGPMHPVALEGALKLKEISYIHAEGYAGGEMKHGPIALIDDKMPVVVIAPKQPHVAYEKIIGNIEEVRARGGKVIAIIDEDDEHVAGLADQVIRIPPACALLAPVVATIPLQLLAYHVADLRGNDVDQPRNLAKSVTVE, from the coding sequence ATGTGCGGGATTGTTGGTTACGTCGGTGACAAGGAATCAGCCCCCATCCTGGTTTCGGGCCTGAAGCGGCTCGAATACCGTGGCTATGACTCGGCGGGCGTCGCGGTGCTGAACCAGCGCAAGCTCAACGTGGTTCGGGCCACGGGCAAGCTCCGCAACCTGGAGAACCGCGTGGTGGCGGACCAGCCGCCGGGGAACATCGGCATCGGCCACACCCGCTGGGCCACGCACGGGCGCCCCTCCGACGAGAACGCCCACCCGCACACGTACAAGGACGTGGCGGTGGTGCACAACGGCATCATCGAGAACCACCTGGCGCTCAAGGAGCAGCTCCGCGCGCGGGGGCACGTCTTCTCCTCCGAGACGGACTCCGAGGTGTTCGCGCACCTCATCTCCGAAGAGCTGGAGCGCGGTCTGGAGCTGCCGGACGCGGTGCGCGCGGCCATTGCCCAGGTGAAGGGGACCTACGCGCTGGCCGTGCTGACGGCCAATGACCCCAGCCGCATCGTCTGCACCAAGGACGCCTCGCCCATGGTGCTGGGCCTGGGCGAAGGGCAGAACTTCCTGGCCAGCGACGTGCCGGCGCTGCTCGAGCACACGCGCGACTTCGTCTACATGGAAGAGGGTGACCTGGCCGTCATCACCGCGGCGGCCGTGGACATCTACAACCGCCAGGGCCAGAAGGTGAACCGGCCCACCCGCCGCATCGACTGGACGCCGATGATGGCGGAGAAGGGCGGCCACAAGCACTTCATGCACAAGGAAATCTGGGAGCAGCCCCGCGCCGTCGCGGACACGCTGCGCGGCCGGATGCTCCTGTCGGAAGGCGACGTGCACTTCGAGGGCTGGAACCTGTCGGCGGAGAAGGTCCGCTCGCTGACCAAGGTCACCATCCTCGCGTGCGGCACCTCGTGGCACTCCGGTGTCGCGGGCAAGCACATGATCGAGTCGCTGGCGCGGCTGCCGGTGGAGGTCGAGCTGGCGAGCGAGTTCCGCTACCGCGACCCCATCGTCGACAACACGCACCTGGCCATCGCCATCAGCCAGTCGGGTGAGACGGCGGACACGCTGGCGGCCTTCAAGGAGGCCAAGGCCCGCGGCGCCACGTCCATGGCCATCTGCAATGTCATTGGCAGCGCGATGACGCGCGAGGCCGACTTCTCCGTGCTCACCAACGCGGGCCCGGAGATTGGCGTGGCGTCCACGAAGGCGTTCACCACGCAGTTGGTGGCGCTCTACCTGCTGGCCGTCAAGCTGGGCCGCATGCGTGGCACCCTCTCCGTGGAGGCGGCGCAGGAGCACCTGACGCACCTGACGAAGGTGCCGAAGATGATTGAGGACGTGCTCAAGTGCGAGCCCGCCGTCACGCGCGTCTCGCGTGAGTACATGAACGCGCAGGACTTCCTGTTCCTCGGCCGTGGCCCCATGCACCCGGTGGCGCTGGAGGGCGCGCTCAAGCTGAAGGAAATCTCGTACATCCACGCGGAGGGCTACGCGGGTGGCGAGATGAAGCACGGCCCCATCGCGCTCATCGACGACAAGATGCCGGTGGTCGTCATCGCGCCGAAGCAGCCGCACGTGGCCTACGAGAAAATCATTGGCAACATCGAGGAGGTCCGCGCGCGCGGTGGCAAGGTGATTGCCATCATCGACGAGGACGACGAGCACGTGGCGGGCCTGGCCGACCAGGTCATCCGGATTCCGCCCGCCTGCGCGCTGCTGGCGCCGGTGGTGGCCACCATTCCCCTGCAGCTTCTCGCCTACCACGTGGCGGACCTGCGCGGGAATGACGTGGACCAGCCGCGTAACCTGGCCAAGAGCGTGACGGTGGAGTAG
- the glmU gene encoding bifunctional UDP-N-acetylglucosamine diphosphorylase/glucosamine-1-phosphate N-acetyltransferase GlmU gives MLRRMSVLAAVVLCAGKGTRMKSEKAKVLHPILGRPICAYPLKRALELGATSVVPVVGHQAEAVEKSVRALFPEAPLRFALQREQRGTADAVRSAEEALKGYSGRVLILYGDVPLLRRETLEALLAAHDQAGGKLAMVATTLEDPTGYGRVIREGGKVTRIVEHKDCTPEQRAVRECNAGIYSVDADFLWKALAEIKPQNAQGEYYLTDLVEMAAKLGPVGSVDADATETAGVNDRVELAARARVLQQRINEAHMRAGVTLLDPATTYIEEGVTVGSDTEVGPSVTLAAGTVVGKGCSIGQGSVLHASTVADGTVIKPYSVLEEARVGERNVIGPFSRLRPGTELAEDVHLGNFVETKKARIGKGSKANHLTYLGDAVIGSGCNVGAGTITCNYDGVNKHLTELGDGVFIGSDTQLVAPVKVGDGSYVGAGTTVTKNVPPGSLAVSRTPQVTKEGWVATKKARQAKARAG, from the coding sequence ATTCTCCGCCGCATGAGCGTTTTGGCGGCGGTGGTGCTGTGCGCGGGCAAGGGCACGCGGATGAAGTCGGAGAAGGCGAAGGTCCTTCACCCCATCCTCGGCCGGCCCATTTGCGCGTATCCCCTCAAGCGGGCCCTTGAACTGGGCGCCACGTCGGTGGTCCCCGTGGTGGGACACCAGGCGGAGGCGGTGGAGAAGTCGGTTCGCGCCCTCTTTCCGGAGGCCCCCCTGCGCTTCGCGCTCCAGCGCGAGCAGCGCGGCACGGCGGACGCGGTGCGCTCCGCCGAGGAGGCCCTGAAGGGGTACTCCGGGCGGGTCCTCATCCTCTACGGCGACGTGCCGCTGTTGCGCCGGGAGACGCTGGAGGCGCTGCTGGCCGCCCACGACCAGGCGGGCGGCAAGCTGGCCATGGTGGCCACCACCCTGGAAGACCCCACGGGCTACGGCCGCGTCATCCGCGAGGGTGGCAAGGTGACGCGCATCGTGGAGCACAAGGACTGCACCCCGGAGCAGCGCGCGGTGCGCGAGTGCAACGCGGGCATCTACTCCGTGGACGCGGACTTCCTCTGGAAGGCGCTGGCGGAAATCAAGCCGCAGAACGCGCAGGGCGAGTACTACCTCACGGACCTGGTGGAGATGGCCGCGAAGCTGGGCCCCGTGGGCTCGGTGGACGCGGACGCCACGGAGACGGCCGGCGTGAATGACCGGGTGGAGCTGGCCGCGCGCGCGCGCGTGCTCCAGCAGCGCATCAACGAGGCGCACATGCGCGCCGGCGTCACGCTGCTGGACCCCGCCACCACGTACATCGAGGAAGGCGTCACCGTCGGCTCCGACACGGAAGTGGGCCCCAGCGTCACGCTGGCCGCCGGCACCGTGGTGGGCAAGGGCTGCTCCATTGGCCAGGGCAGCGTGCTGCATGCCTCCACCGTCGCGGATGGCACCGTCATCAAGCCCTATTCCGTGCTGGAAGAGGCGCGGGTGGGGGAGCGCAATGTCATTGGTCCCTTCTCGCGGCTGCGGCCCGGAACGGAGCTGGCCGAGGACGTGCATCTGGGCAACTTCGTGGAGACGAAGAAGGCTCGCATTGGAAAAGGTTCGAAGGCCAACCACCTCACCTACCTGGGTGATGCTGTCATTGGTTCAGGGTGCAACGTGGGGGCGGGCACCATCACCTGTAACTATGACGGGGTGAACAAGCACCTCACCGAGCTGGGCGACGGCGTGTTCATCGGTTCCGACACGCAATTGGTGGCGCCCGTGAAGGTGGGCGACGGCTCGTATGTCGGCGCGGGCACCACGGTGACGAAAAATGTGCCTCCCGGGAGCCTCGCTGTGTCCCGCACGCCACAGGTGACCAAGGAAGGTTGGGTGGCCACCAAGAAGGCGCGGCAAGCGAAGGCTCGGGCTGGCTAG
- the ggt gene encoding gamma-glutamyltransferase: MKETSFRSGVTWRGLVVAALLVAGAAQAARPYRGGAVATAYPQASAAALEMLEKGGNATDAAVAAAFVAAVVGPYHSGIGGGGFALVHDGKSGATQVLDFREVAPAAATRDMYLKDGKVVPGLSTDGALSVAVPGAVAGYLELLKAHGKLKPAVVLAPAIAAAKKGLWVTPRYRTMAEGRLACLSRDAEAARVFLVKNAQGQWEAPPLGHVLRQPDLAKTLTAISKSGAKAFYAGPVAKAIATTVKDGGGVLTQEDLARYKTREATPLEGTYRGHRILTMPPPSAGGVAVIQVLTALEQLRPKGFDFRDAETLHLYAEAVRRAYVDRAKYLGDPAFVDVPLARLVSSGHVADLAGSIDPKKATPSASLLAPKEGVRGSTLTDEPTTLTPEPEKKNTTHISVIDKDGNAVAMTTTVNYGFGSCVVAKGTGVLLNDEMDDFAAQPGVPNAYGLVTGEPNAIAPGKVPLSSMSPTLVFAKDDPKRVMLAVGSPGGSTIPTTVIQVISNVVDHGMDVARAVNEGRLHHQYLPDELWVDRWGLEPATLSVLEAKGHKVRRVEQWGDAEAVYSDPKTGLRYSASDPRNEGAALGQD; the protein is encoded by the coding sequence GTGAAGGAGACGAGCTTCCGCAGTGGGGTGACGTGGCGAGGGCTGGTGGTGGCGGCGTTGCTGGTGGCCGGCGCAGCGCAGGCGGCGCGGCCCTACCGGGGTGGCGCGGTGGCCACGGCGTACCCCCAGGCGAGTGCCGCGGCGCTGGAGATGCTGGAGAAGGGCGGCAACGCCACGGACGCGGCGGTGGCGGCGGCCTTCGTCGCGGCGGTGGTGGGTCCCTACCACTCCGGCATTGGCGGCGGCGGCTTCGCGCTGGTGCATGACGGGAAGAGCGGCGCCACGCAGGTGCTGGACTTCCGCGAGGTGGCCCCCGCGGCGGCCACGCGCGACATGTACCTGAAGGACGGCAAGGTGGTACCGGGCCTGTCCACGGACGGCGCGCTGAGTGTGGCGGTGCCGGGCGCAGTGGCGGGCTACCTGGAGCTGCTCAAGGCCCACGGCAAGCTCAAGCCCGCGGTGGTGCTGGCGCCGGCCATCGCGGCGGCGAAGAAGGGCCTGTGGGTGACGCCCCGCTACCGCACCATGGCGGAGGGCCGCCTGGCGTGCCTGAGCCGCGACGCGGAGGCCGCGCGGGTGTTCCTGGTGAAGAACGCGCAGGGCCAGTGGGAGGCGCCCCCGCTGGGACACGTGCTTCGCCAGCCCGACCTGGCGAAGACATTGACCGCCATCTCGAAGAGCGGCGCCAAGGCCTTCTATGCGGGGCCGGTGGCGAAGGCCATCGCCACCACGGTGAAGGACGGCGGCGGCGTGCTCACGCAGGAGGACCTGGCCCGGTACAAGACGCGCGAGGCCACCCCGCTGGAGGGCACGTACCGCGGCCACCGCATCCTCACCATGCCGCCACCGAGCGCGGGCGGAGTGGCCGTCATCCAGGTGCTGACCGCGCTGGAGCAGCTTCGCCCCAAGGGCTTCGACTTCCGGGACGCGGAGACACTGCACCTCTACGCGGAGGCCGTGCGGCGCGCGTACGTGGACCGGGCCAAGTACCTGGGCGACCCGGCCTTCGTGGACGTGCCCCTGGCGCGGCTGGTGTCCTCGGGCCACGTGGCGGACCTGGCGGGCTCCATCGACCCGAAGAAGGCCACGCCCAGCGCGTCGCTGCTGGCGCCGAAGGAAGGCGTCCGCGGCTCCACGCTGACGGACGAGCCCACCACCCTGACGCCCGAGCCGGAGAAGAAGAACACCACGCACATCTCCGTCATCGACAAGGACGGCAACGCGGTGGCGATGACGACCACGGTGAACTACGGCTTCGGCTCGTGCGTGGTGGCCAAGGGCACCGGCGTGCTCCTCAACGATGAGATGGACGACTTCGCCGCGCAGCCCGGCGTGCCCAACGCCTACGGCCTGGTGACGGGCGAGCCCAACGCGATTGCCCCGGGCAAGGTGCCGCTGTCCTCCATGTCGCCCACGCTGGTGTTCGCCAAGGACGACCCCAAGCGCGTCATGCTGGCAGTGGGCAGCCCGGGCGGCTCCACCATCCCCACCACCGTCATCCAGGTCATCAGCAACGTGGTGGACCACGGCATGGACGTGGCGCGCGCGGTGAACGAGGGCCGCCTCCATCACCAGTACCTGCCCGACGAGCTGTGGGTGGACCGGTGGGGGCTGGAGCCGGCGACGCTGTCCGTGCTGGAGGCCAAGGGCCACAAGGTCCGCCGCGTGGAGCAGTGGGGCGACGCGGAGGCCGTGTACAGCGACCCGAAGACGGGGCTGCGCTATTCCGCGAGCGATCCCCGCAACGAGGGCGCCGCCCTGGGGCAGGATTGA